A stretch of Campylobacter showae DNA encodes these proteins:
- a CDS encoding DUF4213 domain-containing protein has product MGDEIKNLNVQRVVVGLFFTGVKLSNGVCGVSFTPLKSFPQAVCCPSQTAVMPNSGNICGKNVKTLLKD; this is encoded by the coding sequence TTGGGCGACGAAATAAAAAATTTAAACGTGCAGCGCGTTGTGGTAGGGCTGTTTTTCACGGGCGTAAAGCTAAGCAATGGCGTTTGCGGCGTGAGCTTCACCCCACTAAAGTCCTTTCCGCAGGCCGTTTGCTGTCCGTCGCAAACCGCGGTAATGCCAAATTCCGGCAACATCTGCGGCAAAAACGTAAAAACGCTTTTAAAGGATTAA
- a CDS encoding Rossmann-like domain-containing protein, translating to MDAIGAADNLSITVVTLLNDTLEEILSLKKSGADVIVVGPTVLMSPKALFDRGVSCAGGIYTTRVGDFLDVIVQAGLEYRFSANLRKNL from the coding sequence GTGGACGCGATCGGGGCGGCCGACAATCTCAGCATAACCGTCGTCACGCTACTAAACGACACGCTGGAGGAGATATTGAGTCTAAAAAAGAGCGGTGCCGACGTCATCGTCGTAGGTCCAACCGTTTTGATGTCGCCTAAAGCGCTTTTTGATAGAGGCGTGAGCTGTGCGGGCGGCATTTATACTACGCGCGTGGGCGATTTTTTAGACGTGATTGTGCAGGCCGGTTTGGAGTATCGTTTTTCGGCAAATTTACGGAAAAATTTGTAA
- a CDS encoding TerC family protein yields the protein MFDWIFSPEAWLSLVTLTGLEIVLGIDNIIFIAILVGKLPPEQRDKGRILGLSLAMLTRIVLLLSLFWIMKLTKPLFSVFDFTITGRDLVLILGGLFLIGKSTLEIHSSVSGEHEERSASKGHASFWVVIAEIAVLDIVFSLDSVITAVGMANHIEIMILAVILAVGVMMFASKGISNFVDNNPTIKILALAFLILIGFTLVGEGLGMHVPKGYVYFAMAFSLGVELINIYARKKSAKRAQEAQK from the coding sequence ATGTTCGATTGGATTTTTTCGCCCGAGGCGTGGCTGTCGCTCGTGACGCTAACTGGGCTTGAGATCGTGCTTGGTATCGATAACATCATATTTATCGCGATCCTAGTCGGCAAGCTCCCGCCCGAGCAGCGCGACAAAGGCCGTATACTAGGGCTTTCGCTTGCGATGCTAACGAGGATTGTGCTGCTGCTTTCGCTATTTTGGATCATGAAGCTTACAAAGCCGCTATTTAGCGTATTCGATTTCACGATCACGGGTCGCGATTTGGTGCTGATTTTGGGCGGGCTTTTCCTTATCGGCAAATCCACGCTCGAGATCCACTCAAGCGTCAGCGGCGAGCACGAGGAGCGCTCGGCAAGCAAGGGGCATGCGAGTTTTTGGGTCGTTATCGCCGAGATCGCCGTGCTTGACATCGTCTTTTCGCTCGATAGCGTCATCACCGCGGTGGGCATGGCAAACCACATCGAGATCATGATCCTAGCCGTGATACTTGCCGTGGGCGTGATGATGTTTGCGTCTAAGGGCATTTCAAATTTTGTCGATAACAATCCGACGATCAAAATTCTCGCGCTTGCGTTTTTGATCCTGATCGGCTTTACGCTTGTAGGCGAGGGGCTCGGTATGCACGTACCTAAGGGCTACGTTTACTTTGCGATGGCGTTTTCTCTGGGCGTGGAGCTCATCAACATCTACGCTCGTAAAAAGTCGGCAAAACGCGCGCAAGAGGCTCAAAAGTAA
- a CDS encoding MATE family efflux transporter, giving the protein MNLTKEPVNKLVLRLAAPAGVAMSFNTLYNVTGVFFAARISTQALAGFSMSFLLYISVVGVGLGFGSALTALVGNALGGGKEKLAKIYAAKGVFFVLLFAFFMGLSGFIFTPHLLKILGANEEFLREAMAYNRVIFLASPFFLLIKSLNGVLVATGDTKSLRNWLFAGLFINLGFCFFYVDFCGLGIGGIALATASVQLLGSLFLGVKVAKTGMINFLNLRSFAPELAIYRKILAQALPACLNYLSMSLGGLVLMHFISRYGTHAVAGYGLALRIEQIVMLPTTGIASAVLGIVSQNLGACEYARVRGCYAYAVKFLTVYCIFAAAFCLGLGGILVGFFDETPEVVSAARSYFAVNSLAFMGYALINLSGSTLQGVKRPAAVFVLNFTRQIVLQIALYSLVADVFGGELQDLFKAMFFNVWLIGLTFFFYTKFVLSRICAG; this is encoded by the coding sequence GTGAATCTCACTAAAGAGCCCGTAAACAAGCTCGTACTGCGCTTAGCTGCACCCGCGGGCGTCGCGATGAGCTTTAACACGCTTTACAATGTTACGGGCGTGTTTTTTGCCGCGCGCATCTCGACGCAGGCGCTGGCGGGCTTTTCGATGAGTTTTTTGCTCTATATCAGCGTCGTTGGCGTGGGGCTTGGCTTTGGCTCGGCACTAACGGCACTTGTGGGCAACGCGCTTGGCGGCGGCAAAGAAAAACTCGCTAAAATTTATGCCGCAAAAGGCGTGTTTTTCGTGCTTCTTTTCGCGTTTTTTATGGGGCTTTCGGGCTTTATTTTTACGCCACATTTGCTTAAAATTTTAGGCGCGAATGAGGAGTTTTTACGCGAAGCCATGGCGTATAACCGCGTGATATTTCTTGCCTCGCCGTTTTTCTTACTCATAAAATCCCTAAACGGCGTGCTGGTAGCTACGGGCGATACGAAGAGCCTGCGAAACTGGCTTTTTGCGGGACTTTTTATAAATTTAGGCTTTTGCTTTTTTTATGTGGATTTTTGCGGGCTGGGTATCGGCGGGATAGCGCTAGCAACGGCTTCGGTGCAGCTTTTAGGCTCGCTATTTTTAGGCGTCAAAGTCGCAAAAACGGGTATGATAAATTTTTTAAATTTACGCTCATTTGCGCCCGAGCTCGCCATCTACCGTAAAATTTTAGCCCAAGCCTTGCCAGCGTGCCTAAACTACCTCTCGATGTCGCTTGGCGGACTCGTGCTCATGCATTTTATCAGCCGCTACGGCACGCATGCGGTCGCAGGCTATGGCCTAGCTCTTCGCATCGAGCAGATCGTAATGCTGCCCACGACTGGCATCGCATCGGCGGTGCTTGGTATCGTATCGCAAAATTTAGGTGCGTGCGAATACGCCAGAGTGCGCGGCTGCTACGCCTATGCGGTCAAATTTTTAACGGTTTACTGTATTTTTGCGGCGGCTTTTTGCCTGGGGCTCGGCGGGATTTTGGTTGGGTTTTTTGACGAGACGCCTGAGGTCGTGAGTGCGGCGAGGAGCTATTTTGCGGTCAATTCGCTGGCTTTTATGGGTTACGCACTCATAAATCTCTCCGGCTCGACGCTTCAAGGCGTAAAAAGACCGGCGGCGGTTTTTGTTTTAAATTTTACCCGTCAGATAGTGCTACAAATAGCGCTCTACTCGCTTGTAGCCGATGTTTTTGGCGGCGAGTTGCAAGATCTTTTTAAGGCGATGTTTTTTAACGTTTGGCTGATCGGGCTAACTTTTTTCTTTTACACCAAATTTGTTCTTAGCCGAATTTGTGCGGGTTAA
- a CDS encoding DNA alkylation repair protein, with translation MDVKGEFLEILDGLRSQKLAAFSQKLIKSPEILGVKTPELRRLAKQNFARLNLEQIAAYEPFFHEEFMLKGFLIMLVKDDEAKFKLASEFVKTMPNWAVTDGFEPKFTEARYVDALLKQALCSNLEYEKRFFYVYFMRNFGALSLERFFEICAEEKDERYYVQMAAAWCLAEVFIKFNGAGRELLESGRLSKFTHNKTISKIRDSYRVPKDVKDALLELKIK, from the coding sequence GTGGACGTAAAAGGCGAATTTTTAGAGATTTTAGATGGACTTAGGAGCCAAAAGCTAGCGGCATTTTCGCAAAAACTCATCAAAAGCCCCGAAATTTTAGGCGTAAAAACTCCCGAACTAAGACGCTTGGCAAAGCAAAATTTCGCTCGGTTAAATTTAGAACAGATCGCAGCTTATGAGCCGTTTTTTCACGAGGAGTTTATGCTAAAGGGCTTTTTGATAATGCTCGTTAAGGACGACGAAGCTAAATTTAAGCTAGCTAGCGAGTTTGTCAAAACGATGCCAAACTGGGCTGTGACGGACGGCTTTGAGCCTAAATTTACCGAGGCGCGCTACGTAGATGCGCTGCTAAAGCAGGCTCTATGCTCAAATTTAGAATACGAAAAGCGATTTTTTTACGTTTATTTTATGCGCAATTTTGGGGCGCTTTCGCTCGAGCGGTTTTTTGAAATTTGCGCTGAGGAAAAGGACGAGCGATACTACGTGCAAATGGCTGCCGCTTGGTGTTTAGCCGAGGTCTTTATCAAATTTAACGGCGCGGGGCGAGAGCTACTGGAGAGCGGGCGACTGAGTAAATTTACCCACAACAAAACGATCTCAAAGATCCGCGACAGCTACCGCGTGCCAAAAGACGTAAAAGACGCGCTTTTGGAGCTCAAAATCAAGTGA